The following proteins come from a genomic window of Sardina pilchardus chromosome 1, fSarPil1.1, whole genome shotgun sequence:
- the LOC134078607 gene encoding uncharacterized protein LOC134078607, which yields MKNEESVTDGHQGVSTGRPYPGPQTHRPVSPVPSCVSMKSDWSMDRPPHFSSGPPQHYPKPQTHRPVSPVPSCVSMKSDWSMDRPPHFSSGLPQHYPKPQTHRPVSPVPSCVSIKSDWSMDRPPHFSSGPPQHYPK from the exons ATGAAGAATGAGGAGTCTGTCACTGATGGacatcagggggtcagcacaggacGACCTTATCCAGG gccacagacacacagaccagtgtctccagtgcccagctgtgtgtccatgaagagtgactggtccatggatcGGCCTCCccatttcagcagtggaccaccacagcattatccaaa accacagacacacagaccagtgtctccagtgcccagctgtgtgtccatgaagagtgactggtccatggatcGGCCTCCCCATTTCAGCAGTGGACTACCACAGCATTATCCAAA accacagacacacagaccagtgtctccagtgcccagctgtgtgtccataaagagtgactggtccatggatcGGCCTCCccatttcagcagtggaccaccacagcattatccaaagtga
- the LOC134078613 gene encoding NLR family CARD domain-containing protein 3-like: protein MKSDWSMDRPPHFSSGPPQHYPNGFRNILTQDTSRCGVCEQLLRDPVITSCGHSFCRQCISSYWSQSGPSGDYSCPQCRKRSRTQPIINPDTTMAQSLVYPHTTMAQPHLYPPTAMAQPHLYPPTAMAQPHLYPPTATTLPHLDPNTAMAQPSSYQHSEMVLHLNPSANMPQVPPYPHSDRGNHYTHIQHPLYPHIHTAQISPQPPIDEHTVMRGSTHLQTENAPVKRAKLTDDCVLNKVLKTHKVNMKRRFESICEGIIRSGTQTPLNKIYTELYITEGESEDVNNEHEVWQVESASRPQKTEDTAISCNDIFNPLPRQERHIRMVMTKGIAGIGKTVSVQKFILDWADERANQDIDFMFVLPFRELNLVKNDQYSLHRLLLEFHPELRELQDGEYKDCHIVFIFDGLDESRLPLNFQENQRLSDVAQPSSVDMLMTSLIQGTLLPSALIWITSRPAATNQIPSQCISQVTEVRGFNDPQKEEYFRKRVSDQNQANRIISHIKASRSLHIMCHMPVFCWISATVLQQILEQDDGKEAPKTLTEMFIHFLLIQTTRKGQKYQEESETDRQRLLESHKGVILKLAELAFKHLENGNLMFYEEDLRECDIDVSEASVYSGMCTEIFREECVFYHKKVYCFVHLSIQEFLAAMFVFHSYMSGHMEALKSFLAKKHRDNQAPLPLHILLKSAVDKALDSKNGHLDLFLRFLVGISVKSNQALLQGLLTNTHSSSESIKKTCSYIKIIKRRDLSPERCINLFHCLFEMNDQSLHKDLQKYLKSPDGFSGELRPAHCSALAHMLLTSEEVLDEFDLKKYKTSEEGWRRLVPAVRCCRKALLADCKLSKKSCEIVASALQSSNSPLRELDLSQNDLQESGEKLISALQSLNCKLEALRLVGCGLTEKSSDILAFALQSVNSHLRELDLSKNSLGDCGGKLGSEAMNPLCKMETLRLADCKLSKKSCEIVASALQSANSPLRELDLSQNDLQASGEKLLSALQSPNCKLETLRLVGCKLRGRFLALAHHGSNPHLRELDMSDSELEDCGGELIHHLLAVY, encoded by the exons atgaagagtgactggtccatggatcGGCCTCCccatttcagcagtggaccaccacagcattatccaaa TGGATTTAGGAACATCCTGACCCAGGATACGtccaggtgtggagtgtgtgagcagctgcttagggacccagtcatcaccagctgtggacacagtttctgcaggcagtgcatcagcagctactggagccagtctggtccatcaggagactacagctgcccccagtgcagaaAGAGATCCAGAACACAACCCATTATAAACCCTGACACAACTATGGCACAATCACTTGTATATCCACATACaaccatggcacaacctcacctatacccacctacagccatggcacaacctcacctatacccacctacagccatggcacaacctcacctatacccacctACAGCCACGACTCTACCTCACCTAGACCCAAatacagccatggcacaaccttCGTCGTACCAACACAGTGAAATGGTACTTCATCTGAACCCATCTGCAAACATGCCACAAGTTCCTCCATACCCACACTCAGACAGGGGCAATCATTATacacacatccagcaccctctttatccacacatccacacggcACAGATCTCTCCACAGCCTCCCATAGATGAACACACAGTCATGAGAGGCAGCACCCATCTGCAAACTGAGAATGCTCCAGTCAAAAGGGCCAAACTAACAG ATGACTGTGTCCTGAACAAAGTGCTGAAGACCCATAAAGTTAAtatgaagaggaggtttgagagcaTATGTGAAGGCATCATAAGGTCAGGAACTCAAACACCCCTgaacaagatctacacagagctctacatcacagagggagagagtgaagatgtgaataatgagcatgaggtttggcaggtagagtcagcatcCAGGCCACAAAAAACAGAAGATACAGCAATCAGCTGCAATGATATTTTCAATCCCTTACCTAGACAGGAGAGACACATCAGAATGGTCATGACCAAGGGgattgctggcattggaaaaactgtctcagtgcagaagttcatccttGACTGGGCAGATGAGAGAGCTAACCAGGATAtagatttcatgtttgtgcttccgttccgtgagctgaatttAGTCAAAAATGATCAGTACagtcttcacaggctcctgcttgaGTTCCACCCTGAGCTTAGGGAGCTACAGGATGGTGAATACAAAGATTGCCacattgtgttcatctttgatggtctggatgagagtCGACTTCCACTGAATTTCCAAGAGAATCAGAGGTTGTCTGATGTAGCACAACCATCATCTGTGGATATGCTGATGAcgagcctcattcagggaactctgcttccctctgctctcatctggataacctcccgaccagcagcaaccaatcagatcccttctcagtgcatcagtcaggtcacagaagtacgaggattcaatgacccacagaaggaagagtacttcaggaagagagtcagtgaccagaatcaagccaacagaatcatctcacacattaaGGCATCTAGGAGTctccacatcatgtgccacatgccagtcttctgttggatctcagccactgtccttcagcagatactggaacaagatgatgggaaggaagcccccaaaactctgactgagatgttcatacactttctgctcatccagaccaccagGAAGGGCCAGAAATATCAAGAAGAAagtgagacagatagacagaggctCCTGGAATCACATAAGGGTGTGATATTGAAACTGGCAGAGCTGGCTTTCAAGCATCTAGAGAATGGCAACCTCatgttctatgaggaagacctgagagagtgtgacattgatgtcagtgaagcctcagtgtactctggcatgtgcactgagatcttcagggaggaatgtgtgttcTACCACAagaaggtctactgctttgtccatctgagcattcaggagttcctggcagccatgtttgtgtttcactctTACATGTCAGGACATATGGAGGCACTGAAATCCTTCCTCGCtaaaaaacacagagacaatCAAGCTCCCCTTCCTTTGCATATCCTGTTGAAGAGTGCTGTGGATAAGGCTTTGGACAGCAAGAATGGACACTtggaccttttcctccgcttccttGTAGGCATCTCAGTGAAGAGCAATCAAGCCCTCTTGCAAGGCttgttgacaaacacacacagcagctcagagaGCATCAAGAAAACATGTAGCTATATCAAGATTATTAAGAGGAGGGACCTGTCACCTGAAAGATGCATCAATCTTTTTcactgcttatttgaaatgaatgatcaATCCCTACATAAAGATCTTCAGAAATATCTCAAATCTCCAGATGGCTTCTCGGGTGAATTGAGACCTgcccactgttcagcactggcccacatgctACTGACgtctgaggaggtgctggatgagtttgacctgaagaaatacaaaacatcagaggagggatggaggagactgGTGCCAGCTGTGAGATGCTGCAGAAAGGCTCT ACTTGCTGACTGTAAGCTGTCAAAGAAGTCCTGTGAAATTGtggcctcagctctgcagtcttcaaactcccccttaagagagctggacctgagtcagaatgacctgcaggagTCAGGAGAAAAACTGATCTCTGCTCTACAGAGTTTAAACTGCAAACTGGAAGCACTGAG GCTTGTTGGCTGTGGACTCACTGAAAAGTCCAGTGATATTTTGGCCTTTGCTCTGCAGTCAGTAAACTCCCatctgagagagctggacctgagtaagAATTCTCTGGGGGATTGTGGAGGAAAGCTGGGCTCTGAAGCAATGAATCCACTCTGTAAGATGGAGACACTCAG ACTTGCTGACTGTAAGCTGTCAAAGAAGTCCTGTGAAATTGtggcctcagctctgcagtctgcaaactcccccttaagagagctggacctgagtcagaatgacctgcaggCGTCAGGAGaaaagctgctctctgctctacagagtccaaactgcaaactaGAGACTCTGAG ACtggttggctgtaaactgagggGAAGATTTCTGGCCTTGGCCCACCACGGGTCAAACCCCcacctgagagagctggacatgagtgacagtgagcttgaggactgtggaggagaactgatccatc acttgttggctgtataCTAA